In Liolophura sinensis isolate JHLJ2023 chromosome 2, CUHK_Ljap_v2, whole genome shotgun sequence, a genomic segment contains:
- the LOC135462751 gene encoding COMM domain-containing protein 4-like, with protein MKLLCAQVIKDLMGQGIDYDKVSKLTADAKFEVGDVKASIAALNFILSSAAKYNVDGESLANELQQLGLPKEHSMALCRSYADNLTNLQEEFRRKSLRLSRLESVDWRVDYIISSSELKDVNEPCVQLRLGIRNPDVDTVDPVAFTLSADKFRVFLRDLKQANSMMENLTS; from the exons ATGAAACTGCTGTGTGCTCAAGTGATCAAAGATCTTATGGGACAGGGCATTGAT TATGATAAAGTGTCTAAGCTGACAGCAGATGCAAAGTTtg AGGTCGGAGATGTGAAGGCCAGTATAGCTGCTCTGAACTTCATACTGTCCAGTGCTGCCAAGTATAATGTGGATGGAGAGTCGTTAGCTAATGAGCTACAGCAGCTGGGTCTGCCTAAAG aacattcCATGGCACTGTGCCGATCCTATGCTGACAATCTGACCAATCTACAGGAAGAGTTCCGGAGGAAAAGTCTTCGCT tGTCCAGATTAGAGTCTGTGGATTGGAGAGTGGATTACATTATCAGCTCTAGTGAACTCAAG GATGTGAATGAGCCTTGTGTGCAGTTACGGCTGGGTATCCGTAATCCGGATGTGGATACTGTAGATCCAGTGGCCTTCACCTTATCCGCCGACAAGTTCAGGGTCTTCCTCAGAG atttaaaacAAGCCAATTCTATGATGGAGAATTTAACTTCCTAG